The following coding sequences lie in one Caproicibacterium argilliputei genomic window:
- a CDS encoding glycerophosphodiester phosphodiesterase — protein MTQIIAHRGASCAAPENTLAAFEQAISARADGVELDVHLTADGSVVVIHDDAVDRTTNGSGAVHEMTLEQVQGLDASMGQAGFAGIKIPTLAEVYALLQKTNLTVNVELKENAYHNGFAVIPKVLELEEQYGMSGKVYYSSFNHYVLRELKHRSGQIQTGILYGEPLVDVWDYAEAVPADAVHPNYQVLQDANVVRQCHALGIAVRPWTVNQEHDLQEMFVQKVDAVITNDPALARAIR, from the coding sequence ATGACACAAATTATTGCGCACCGCGGGGCTTCTTGCGCAGCACCGGAAAATACACTGGCTGCTTTTGAGCAAGCGATTTCCGCGCGGGCAGATGGAGTCGAGTTGGATGTGCATTTGACAGCAGACGGATCGGTTGTGGTGATTCATGATGATGCCGTGGATCGCACAACGAACGGAAGCGGTGCCGTGCACGAGATGACACTGGAGCAGGTGCAAGGTTTGGATGCATCCATGGGGCAGGCGGGCTTTGCAGGTATAAAAATTCCAACACTGGCAGAAGTGTATGCACTGCTGCAAAAGACGAATCTCACCGTCAATGTGGAGTTAAAGGAAAATGCATATCACAATGGCTTTGCGGTAATTCCAAAAGTTTTAGAGTTGGAAGAACAGTACGGAATGAGCGGAAAAGTTTATTATTCCTCGTTTAATCATTATGTTTTACGTGAGTTAAAACACCGATCTGGACAGATACAGACAGGAATTTTGTATGGCGAACCGCTGGTGGATGTTTGGGACTATGCAGAAGCGGTGCCGGCGGATGCAGTTCATCCAAATTATCAAGTCCTTCAGGATGCGAATGTAGTTCGCCAGTGCCATGCGCTTGGCATAGCGGTGCGTCCGTGGACAGTTAATCAGGAGCACGATTTGCAGGAGATGTTCGTGCAAAAGGTGGATGCTGTGATTACGAATGATCCGGCGCTGGCGCGGGCCATTCGGTAG
- a CDS encoding ABC transporter substrate-binding protein translates to MKTNKRTALLSVLCAFAVAGTGCTALGGSSSAEKVTTASATTVQSAETADTKDNGGVQLVFWHSMGGTNGKALEKMVSDFNQENRGKIQVKAVYQGDYDTALNKFKSAMVAKNGPDILQSYELGTRYLIDSGFTDTVQDYAENDHWDLQQIDKNIAAYYTVGGKLHSMPFNSSTPILYYNKDLFKKAGITEVPKTLSEIAALAPKLTKKDASGNVTQGTIGMFVYGWWLDESLNKMNLPSFDNGNGRQAAPTKVAFDSNGGGQAFISAYHKLITSGAMPAYALKSDSADSAFVNGKLAMYTNSTASLASLLKGINGKFELGAAYFPGIDERSVGGVSVGGASLWMMKNSDEKVQQAKWKFIKYLVSPKEQAYWNTQTGYFPVNTKAYDEQVFKDNVKKYPQFQVAINQLHASSEKSIGGLCAVYTQARKIEEEELQKMMNGQESESDTLKNMTDRINSALQDYNAANG, encoded by the coding sequence ATGAAAACGAACAAACGAACCGCGCTGCTTTCTGTACTTTGCGCTTTTGCGGTCGCCGGAACCGGCTGTACCGCCCTAGGAGGAAGCAGCAGTGCAGAGAAGGTAACCACGGCATCGGCAACAACTGTGCAAAGCGCAGAAACAGCAGATACAAAAGACAACGGAGGAGTCCAACTCGTTTTCTGGCATTCCATGGGAGGAACCAACGGAAAAGCTTTGGAAAAGATGGTGAGCGACTTTAATCAGGAAAATCGCGGAAAAATTCAGGTCAAGGCAGTCTATCAGGGCGACTACGACACCGCCCTGAACAAATTTAAAAGCGCGATGGTCGCAAAAAATGGGCCTGACATTTTGCAGAGCTATGAATTGGGCACCCGTTACTTGATTGACAGCGGTTTTACCGACACGGTACAAGACTATGCGGAGAATGACCATTGGGATTTGCAGCAGATTGACAAAAACATTGCCGCTTACTATACTGTAGGCGGAAAGCTGCATTCCATGCCGTTTAATTCGTCTACTCCTATTTTGTACTACAATAAAGACCTTTTTAAGAAAGCTGGCATTACAGAGGTGCCAAAAACTCTTTCAGAAATTGCAGCGCTTGCGCCGAAACTCACGAAAAAGGATGCTTCTGGAAATGTGACGCAAGGAACTATTGGAATGTTTGTGTACGGCTGGTGGCTGGATGAATCACTGAATAAAATGAATCTGCCGTCCTTTGACAATGGAAACGGTCGGCAGGCGGCGCCAACCAAAGTCGCTTTTGATTCCAATGGTGGTGGGCAGGCTTTTATCAGTGCCTATCATAAACTAATCACAAGTGGGGCGATGCCCGCTTATGCGCTGAAAAGCGACAGTGCCGACTCTGCCTTTGTCAATGGAAAATTGGCTATGTATACCAACAGCACCGCCAGTTTGGCCAGCTTGCTGAAAGGCATTAACGGAAAGTTTGAACTTGGTGCCGCATATTTTCCGGGAATTGATGAACGTTCTGTCGGCGGCGTTTCTGTTGGCGGGGCCTCCCTTTGGATGATGAAGAACAGCGATGAAAAAGTGCAGCAGGCAAAGTGGAAATTCATCAAGTATTTGGTTTCGCCAAAAGAACAGGCGTATTGGAATACGCAGACCGGTTATTTTCCGGTCAACACAAAGGCCTATGACGAGCAGGTCTTTAAGGACAATGTGAAGAAGTATCCGCAGTTTCAAGTAGCCATCAATCAACTGCACGCTTCCAGTGAAAAATCCATCGGCGGCTTGTGCGCGGTTTATACACAGGCGCGAAAAATTGAAGAGGAAGAATTGCAGAAAATGATGAACGGTCAGGAAAGTGAAAGCGATACACTAAAGAATATGACAGACCGTATCAACAGTGCACTGCAGGATTACAATGCTGCAAACGGCTAA
- a CDS encoding carbohydrate ABC transporter permease has product MSKAAFFKKSGLWVLTALLAVFLVFPFYYMLVMSITPDADILSTNIRLIPRAVSFDNLFKALTQTMLVRQFLNTVLVAFGILILQTLTSLLAAYAFAFLNFTGKKVLFLIFLSTMMMPGETTIVANYLQVSSWHWLDTYQVLILPFAASALGIFLFRQHFLTVAQEIREAAMMDGCGESRFLWQIAAPLARPVAAAFGVTSFLSSWGMYMWPLLVTSKDEMRVVQVGINSLQDADSTLSLGLVLASIALITLPSLLVFLFGHKQLVEGMMSGAVKG; this is encoded by the coding sequence ATGAGCAAAGCGGCATTTTTCAAAAAAAGCGGGTTGTGGGTGCTGACCGCTCTGCTGGCAGTTTTTCTGGTTTTTCCGTTTTACTATATGCTGGTGATGAGTATAACGCCTGATGCCGATATTCTTTCTACAAATATTCGGTTGATTCCACGTGCGGTTTCCTTTGACAATTTATTCAAGGCGTTGACGCAGACCATGTTGGTGCGGCAGTTTCTCAACACGGTATTGGTTGCGTTTGGTATTCTGATTTTGCAAACGCTGACATCTTTGCTGGCTGCGTATGCATTTGCATTTTTGAATTTCACAGGAAAGAAAGTGCTTTTCCTGATTTTTCTCTCTACCATGATGATGCCGGGAGAAACGACGATCGTTGCCAATTATCTGCAAGTCAGCTCATGGCATTGGCTGGATACTTATCAGGTCTTGATTTTGCCCTTTGCGGCATCTGCACTTGGTATTTTCCTGTTTCGTCAGCATTTTCTCACAGTTGCTCAAGAAATTCGGGAGGCAGCCATGATGGATGGATGTGGGGAAAGCCGTTTCTTGTGGCAAATTGCCGCGCCGCTGGCACGTCCTGTTGCTGCGGCATTCGGCGTGACCTCTTTTTTGAGCTCTTGGGGTATGTATATGTGGCCTCTTTTGGTAACCAGCAAGGATGAAATGCGCGTGGTGCAGGTCGGCATCAATTCCCTGCAGGATGCGGATTCTACATTATCGCTGGGATTGGTTCTTGCCAGCATTGCGTTAATCACGCTGCCCTCTTTACTGGTGTTCCTTTTCGGGCATAAGCAACTGGTCGAGGGGATGATGTCCGGTGCGGTAAAAGGGTAA
- a CDS encoding carbohydrate ABC transporter permease produces MQNSMEAKLMLQQAKPAARMAAKQARKKWTKFLFPYLCLLPAFLCFAVFQFFPFFRTLYLSFFLTDSEGRAKAFRGLKNFTMLFLSENYRQVMQNTFLFAGIVIVFSLFLGFLTANLANIKGRGFRMFPMLFTMPVAAAAGSVSLLFEKMFDPTMGIVNKLLHTDIRWFSDPNIALYTVAAITVWMMSGSNFLYLYAGLKNVPKELLESAEVDGAGGFVKILHITLPCLSPMVFFVLITDIIAAFQAFTQVQVITQGGPGNATSVMVYSIYRDAFFNFRFGPAAAQSVLLFAIIFVITLIQFKNEKRMVHYE; encoded by the coding sequence ATGCAGAACTCAATGGAAGCAAAGCTGATGTTGCAGCAGGCAAAGCCCGCTGCGCGGATGGCGGCAAAGCAAGCGCGCAAAAAATGGACTAAATTTTTATTTCCCTACTTGTGCCTGCTGCCGGCATTTCTCTGTTTTGCCGTTTTTCAATTCTTTCCGTTTTTCCGAACGCTGTATTTAAGTTTTTTTCTGACTGACAGTGAAGGTCGCGCAAAGGCATTTCGCGGTCTAAAAAATTTTACGATGCTGTTTCTTTCGGAAAATTATCGACAGGTTATGCAGAATACGTTTTTGTTTGCAGGAATCGTTATTGTCTTTTCGCTGTTCCTGGGATTTTTGACAGCCAACCTGGCCAATATCAAAGGGCGCGGGTTCCGAATGTTCCCCATGCTGTTTACTATGCCTGTTGCTGCTGCGGCGGGTTCGGTTTCACTGCTGTTTGAAAAGATGTTTGATCCGACTATGGGGATTGTCAATAAGCTACTGCATACGGATATTCGATGGTTTTCAGATCCAAACATTGCACTGTACACGGTGGCGGCAATTACGGTGTGGATGATGTCCGGCAGTAATTTTTTGTACCTCTACGCTGGTTTAAAAAATGTACCGAAAGAACTGCTGGAGAGTGCGGAAGTTGACGGCGCCGGGGGATTTGTAAAGATTTTACACATAACACTGCCCTGCCTGTCGCCAATGGTTTTCTTTGTGCTGATTACCGATATCATTGCCGCGTTTCAGGCATTTACACAGGTGCAGGTAATTACGCAGGGGGGGCCGGGTAATGCCACCAGTGTGATGGTTTACAGTATTTATCGCGATGCGTTTTTCAATTTTCGGTTTGGCCCTGCCGCCGCGCAGTCCGTGCTGCTATTCGCAATCATTTTTGTCATTACGCTGATTCAGTTTAAAAATGAAAAAAGGATGGTGCATTACGAATGA
- a CDS encoding methyl-accepting chemotaxis protein yields the protein MELNATVEAARAGDAGKGFSFVAEESAAASEELLNQTQVLNRMVTAFHFEENASD from the coding sequence TTGGAACTCAACGCAACGGTAGAAGCGGCGCGTGCCGGCGATGCGGGAAAGGGTTTCTCTTTTGTTGCAGAGGAAAGCGCGGCAGCCAGTGAGGAACTGCTCAATCAAACACAAGTTTTAAATCGTATGGTAACCGCGTTTCATTTTGAAGAAAATGCAAGTGACTAA
- a CDS encoding radical SAM protein, translating into MYCNLNCKFCFLESKKDMTIYDAQQWGKLISYAKKHGTLSISILGGESALYFDIDALLTKCDQLKINTVMTTNCLCLRKSTKQILLNSNT; encoded by the coding sequence ATGTATTGTAATCTAAACTGCAAATTCTGTTTTCTTGAAAGCAAGAAAGATATGACTATATACGATGCTCAACAATGGGGAAAACTAATATCGTATGCTAAAAAACATGGTACGTTAAGTATTTCAATTTTGGGTGGAGAATCAGCACTTTATTTTGACATTGATGCCTTATTAACCAAATGCGACCAGTTAAAAATAAACACTGTAATGACAACGAATTGTCTATGCTTAAGAAAAAGCACGAAACAAATATTATTGAATTCAAATACATAA